TGCACAATGCCGCCGCGTCGAGCAACTCACGATCCGGGCGAGACGTCCCTTGCATCGGCCCATTCTTTTCGATCCACGCCCCCAACGCGAATCGACCCGCCCACCCGATTGCTCAGCAGTCTCCTAGGCCTGCGGGCGCCCGCTCCCCGTGCGCTGCGGAGCCGAGTTGTCCCGGAGGGCCGTGATCGGCAGAATTGCCCTTCGCGCCTGAGCATCCGAGCCTCGGGCGCACCCTCGTTGAACCAGGAAGGCAAGCCATGGCCAAGAAGAAGGTTGCGGCCGTCGTCAAGATCCAGATCCCGGCCGGCGGCGCCACGCCCGCGCCGCCCGTCGGCACCGCGCTCGGCCCTCACGGCGTGGCGATCATGGACTTCTGCAAGGAGTACAACGCAAAGACCGAGGCGCAGCGGGGCACGATCGTCCCAGTCGAGATCACCATCTTCGAGGACCGGTCGTTCACCTTCGTCCTGAAGACCCCGCCGACCTCGACGCTGCTGCGCCAGGCGGCCGGGCTCGAGAAGGGCTCGACGAATCCGGGCAAGGGCGCCGTGGGCACGATCACCGACGCCCAGCTCACGGAGATCGCGCAGACCAAGATGCCCGACCTCAACGCCAACGACCTCGAGGCAGCCAAGCTGCAGGTCGAGGGCACCGCCCGTTCGATGGGCATCGAGGTCGTCTGAGCGACCCGACAGACCGTTCCGGGACGCGTGGGAGGACCTCGCCCCCCGTCCGACAGCGATCGAGGGAGCCGAACGCCGAGGAGGCGATCATGCGACACGGCAAGAAGTACACGGACGCGAAGAAGCGCTTCGACGATCAGCACCTGCACGCCACACACGAGGCGATCGAGCTGGTCAAGACCCTCGCCCCGGCACGCTTCGACGAGACGGTCGAGCTGGCGGTGCGACTCGGGGTCGACCCCCGAAAGGCCGACCAGATGGTTCGTGGCACGGTCGGTCTGCCTTCTGGTACCGGCCGTGATGTCCGGGTGGCGGTCTTCGCCGCCGGCGAGCTCGCGCAGGAGGCCCGTGAGGCGGGCGCCGACGTCGTCGGTGCCGACGATCTCATCGCCCAGGTCGAGAGCGGGATGCTCGACTTCGACGTCGCCATCGCCACCCCTGATCTCATGCCCCAGGTCGGCAAGCTGGGTCGGGTGCTCGGCCCTCGGGGGCTCATGCCCAACCCCAAGACCGGTACGGTGACCACCGATGTCGGCAAGGCGGTCGGGGACTTCAAGGGTGGCAAGGTCGAGTACCGCACTGATCGTCACGGCAACGTGCACGTCCCGGTGGGGAAGGTGAGCTTCTCCACCGGCGATCTCGCCGCGAACGTGCGGGCGGTTCTCGAGGAGCTCGAGCGGGCCAAGCCCGCGGCGGCCAAGGGCCGGTACTTCAAGCGGATCACCGTGTCGTCGACCATGGGCCCCGGGGTGAAGATCGACCCGGCGCGCATGTACGAGACCGAGCCCGTACTGTCCTGACGGAGTTCTCCCGGCGATCGGGCTCGCGCTAGTCTGATCGGCTCACAACCGAACGAGATGTCGCTCGCCGAAGACATCCGGTGCGCTCCGGCGCTGAAAGGGCCCACCGGCCCGCCTGACGAGGCGGACTCCTCCGAGATCCCTCAGGGGCGTTCGCGTTCGACGCGAGCGTCCCTGTGTCGTCTCTCGGCCTCCCTCCCCTCGGGCGGCGGAACGTGGGTCGGCGCAGGACCCAGCCAACCGTGCCGAGGGGGCACCAGGACACGAGAAGGGAGGTGCGATGGAGAACCCGAGACCGGAGAAGGTCGCCGTGGTCGATGAGGTGCGCCAGCGCTTCGCCGAGAGTGACGCCGCGCTGCTCACCGAGTACCGGGGCCTGGACGTGACCGCGATGGGCGAGCTGCGCCGGGCACTGCGGGCTGCCGGGGGTGACTACAAGATCTACAAGAACACCCTTGTGCGGTTCGCCACCCGCGATCTCGGCCTCGAGATCGACGAGATGCTCACCGGCCCGACCGCGATCGCCTTCGTCCCACGAGCGGGCGAGGGTGATCCGGTCATGGTGGCCAAGGCGCTGCGTGACTTCGCCCGGGGTCACCCGGCCCTCGTGCTCAAGGGTGGGGTGCTCGGCGACCGCATCCTGACCGAAGCGGAGGCCAGGGGCCTGGCCGAGGTGGCCCCGCGGGAGGAGCTGCTCGCCAAGCTGGCGGGCTTGATGGCGGCGCCGATGCAGCAGTTCGCCGGCCTGTTGCAGGCGGTCCCGCAGAAGTTCGCCTACGCGCTGGCAGCGCTGGTGGAGGCTGGTGGCCCCGCCGGGGCACCGGCCGGCGAACCCGGTGCCGGAGCCGAGACCTCCATCGACACGACCGAACCGGCCGGGGCCGCCGACGCGACCCCGGCGCCCGAGCCCGCTACCACGGAAGGGGCGGGAGACGACACGACCACCCCGGCTGACGAGGCCGGGGCCCATCCGGACGACGCGGTGGCCGAGCCGGCAACCGCCCGAGCCGAACCTGCCACGGAGGAGAGCTAGACCATGGCCACCAAGGAAGAGATCCTCGACGCCATCGCCAACATGACCGTGCTCGAGCTGAGCGAGCTCCTGAAGGACTTCGAGGAGCGCTTCGGGGTCACGGCCGCCGCGCCGGTGGCGGTCGCCGCGGTGCCTGCTGCCGCGGGTGCGGGCGGCGCCGAAGCCGGCGGTGCGGAGGAGAAGGACGAGTTCGACGTCATCCTCACCTCGGCCGGGGACAAGAAGATCCAGGTGATCAAGGAGGTCCGGGCGCTCACGAACCTGGGCCTGAAGGAGGCCAAGGATCTGGTCGACAACGCCCCGAAGACGCTGCTCGAGCGGGTCTCCAAGGAGGAAGCCGAGAAGGCCAAGGAGGCCATCGAGGGCGCTGGCGGCGCCGTCGAGCTCAAGTAGCCGAGGCTGATTCCCCCGATGTGACGTGCCCGGGCCGAGGCCCGGGCACGTCACATCGGGGGGTCGCCCACGATGTTCGTCCGCCGGCCGCAACCGGATCGCCGGACCGGAAACCTTGACCTGAGGGGCGACTGGCCTTACCCTGCCGGCAACTTGACGTGGGGTCGGAGCCGTCCGTTGCGGCGTTCCCCATCGATCGACGTAGCCCGAGAGGCGGGTTCCTTTCGGGTTGCTTCGAGACGCGGCCGCGCCTAGGCTGGTGTTGCCGTGCTCTGCCCGTCCTGCTCTCGCCGGTTCCCTTTCGGCGACCCTGCGCGCCCGGGCACGGTCTCTGCGGCTTCACCGACATCCTCCTGAGGAGTGACCTTGCCTGCTCGCTCTGCCGTCCGGGATCGGTACTCGTTCGCGAACCTCGACGAGGTTCTCGAGCTCCCAGATCTGATCGCCATCCAGCGGGAGTCCTTCAGCTGGTTCCTGCACCAGGGTCTGGCGGAGACCTTCCGGGACATGAGCCCGATCAAGGATTTCACCGAGACCCTCCAGCTCGAACTGGAGTTCGATCCTGACGACGAGGACCTCCGCCCGCCGCCGAAGTTCTCGGTGGAGGAGTGCAAGGAGAAGGACATGACCTTCTCCGCCCCGATCTTCGTGCGGGCCCGCTTCATGAACGCCACCACGGGCGAGATCAAGGAGCAGACGGTGTTCATGGGGGACTTCCCCATGATGACCGACAAGGGCACGTTCGTGATCAACGGGACCGAGCGGGTGGTGGTCTCCCAGCTCGTGCGGTCGCCCGGCGTGATCTTCCAGCCGGGTGAGCGCTTCCGGTTGCGGAACCTGCAGAAGCACCAGCTGGTCACGGGCACCATCCACCCCTACCGGGGGGAATGGCTGGAGATCGACCTCGAGCAGAAGCCGGGCAAGGACGTCACCGCCGGTGCCCGGGTGGCTCGCAAGCGGCGCCTCAGCATGTTCACCCTGCTGCGCGCGCTCGGCTATGACGAGGAGAACCACCCCGGGTTCCTCGATCGGCTCGTCCGACACTTCGACTTTCTCGAGGGGCAGTGGGAGAAGGACCGTGAGATCGCCCCGACCCAGGACGAGTCGCTGGTCGAGATCTACAAGCGGGCCCGGCCGGGTGAGCCACCGACGGTCGAGTCGGCGCGGGCCTACTTCCGCAACGCGTTCTTCGAGTCGCGGCGTTACGACCTGTCCCGGGTCGGCCGTTACAAGCTGAACCGCAAGCTCGGTCCCGAGATCGAGAAGGTGGAGCAGCTCTTCGGCATCGAGCTCGAGCGACCCGAGCCCGACCAGTCGGTGCTGAGCCCTTCGGAAGTGCTTGCCGCCTGCACGTACATGCTGCACCTGATGGTCCAGGAGCCCGGCTACCGGCTCGACGACCAGGACCACTTCGCCAATCGGCGCATCCGTTCGGTCGGCGAGCTCATCCAGAACCAGGTGCGCATCGGCCTGTCTCGCATGGAACGGGTGGTGCGGGAACGGATGACCACCCAGGACGTGGAGGCCATCACTCCTCAGACCCTCATCAACATCCGGCCTGTGGTGGCGGCCATCAAGGAGTTCTTCGGCACCAGCCAGCTCTCCCAGTTCATGGACCAGGTGAACCCGCTGTCGGGGCTCACCCACCGTCGCCGCCTCTCGGCGCTCGGCCCGGGTGGTCTGTCCCGGGAGCGGGCGGGCTTCGAGGTACGCGACGTGCACTTCAGCCACTACGGCCGGATGTGCCCGATCGAGACCCCCGAAGGCCCGAACATCGGTCTGATCGGCGCGCTGGCGACCTATGCCCGAGTCAACGAGTTCGGCTTCATCGAGTCTCCCTACCGGGTCGTCAAGAAGGGCAAGGTGACCGACGAGATCGTCTACCTCACCGCTGACGAGGAGGAGGAGTACGTCGTCGCCCAGGCGAACGTGCCCCTCAACCCCGACGGGTCCTTCAAGGAAGACCGGGTCCTCGTGCGCCGGTCACCTCAGGCCGCGACCCTCGGCGAGCTCAAGCTGCAGCTCGAGCGCGACGTGTTCTTCGGTGCGACCACGGAGATCTCCTCGGTGTCCCCGGACGAGGTCCAGCTCATGGATGTCTCGCCGAAGCAGATCGTCTCGGTCGCCACCGCGCTCATCCCGTTCCTCGAGCACGACGACGCGAACCGGGCGCTCATGGGTGCCAACATGCAGCGCCAGGCCGTCCCGCTGGTGCGCGCCGAGGCTCCCTACATCGGTACCGGCATCGAGGCTCGCGCGGCGCGCGACGCGGCCGACATGATCCTGGCCGACGAGGACGGTGTGGTCACCGAGGTCGACGGTGACTCCATCACCGTCGAGTACAAGACGAAGGGCCGCAAGATCTACCGGCTGCTCAAGTTCGAGCGGTCGAACCAGGACACCTGCATCAACCAGAAGCCTCGCGTCCGCTCCGGTGATCGGGTCGAGGCGGGCGACGTCCTGGCGGACGGCCCCTCGACGGAGAACGGCGAGTTGGCCCTCGGCAAGAACCTCGTCGTGGCCTACATGACCTGGGAGGGCTACAACTTCGAGGACGCCATCATCCTCTCCGAGCGGGTGGTGCGCGACGACGTGCTCACCTCGATCCACATCCACGAGCACGAGATCGATGCCCGTGACACCAAGCTCGGCCCGGAGGAGATCACCCGGGACATCCCGAACCTCTCGGAGGAGATCCTCGCCGACCTCGACGAGCGGGGCATCATCCGCATCGGTGCCGAGGTCGGCCCGGGGGACGTGCTGGTCGGCAAGGTCACCCCGAAGGGTGAGACGGAGCTGACCCCCGAGGAGCGCCTGTTGCGGGCGATCTTCGGCGAGAAGGCCCGCGAGGTGCGGGACACCTCGCTGAAGGTGCCCCACGGCGAGTCGGGCAAGGTCATCGACGTCCGGGTCTTCAGCCGTGACGAGAGCCATGAGCTGCCGCCGGGGGTGAACCAGCTCGTGCGGGTCTACGTCGCCCAGAAGCGCAAGATCAGCGTTGGCGACAAGCTGGCGGGCCGCCACGGCAACAAGGGCGTGATCTCGAAGATCCTGCCCGTCGAGGACATGCCCTTCCTCGCGGACGGCACGCCGGTCGACATCATCTTGAACCCGCTCGGTGTGCCGTCGCGGATGAACGTCGGCCAGGTGCTCGAGGCTCATCTCGGCTATGCGGCCCGCTGGGGCTGGGAGATCGACGGGCAGGTCGAAGGTGACGAGCCGGTGCGGGGCACGGAGTCCAAGACCCGCCCCACTACGCCGGCTGCCCGGTTGATCGCCACCCCGGTGTTCGACGGCGCACACTGGGACGAGGAGGAAGAGGCCGGCCAGCACCCCACGATCAAGCGGATCTTCGAGAACCTCCGCCCCGAGGCGATCGATCCTCGCTACGGCGACAACGGCCGGCTGATCAGGCCCGACGGGAAGACCATCCTCTACAACGGTCGCACGGGTGAGCCCTACGACAACCCGATCACGGTTGGCATCGTCTACATCCTCAAGCTGGCCCACCTGGTCGACGACAAGATCCACGCTCGGTCCACCGGCCCGTACTCGATGATCACCCAGCAGCCCCTGGGGGGGAAGGCGCAGTTCGGTGGCCAGCGCTTCGGCGAGATGGAGGTCTGGGCCCTCGAGGCGTACGGGGCGGCGTACTGCCTACAGGAGCTGCTCACCATCAAGTCCGACGACGTACTCGGCCGGGTCAAGGTCTACGAGGCGATCGTCAAGGGTGAGAACATCCCCGAGCCCGGCATCCCCGAGAGCTTCAAGGTGCTCATCAAGGAGATGCAGGCCCTCTGCCTCAACGTCGAGGTGCTCTCGACCACCGGCGAGGAGATCGAGATGCGCGAGCTCGACGAGGACCTCTTCCGAACGGCCGAGGAGCTCGGCATCGACCTGTCGCGCCCGGAACGGGGCAGTGATGAAGAAGACGCTCGCCGCCAGGCGGAGAGGAGCTGACGTGGCAACACTGGACGTCAACAACTTCGACCAGCTCCGCATCGGCCTCGCCACGGCCGAGTCGATCCGCATGTGGTCGAACGGCGAGGTCAAGAAGCCGGAGACGATCAACTACCGCACGCTCAAGCCGGAGAAGGACGGCCTGTTCTGCGAGAAGATCTTCGGTCCCACGAAGGACTGGGAGTGCTACTGCGGCAAGTACAAGCGCGTTCGCTTCAAGGGCATCATCTGTGAGCGCTGCGGCGTCGAGGTCACCCGCTCGAAGGTGCGCCGGGAGCGGATGGGGCACATCGAGCTGGCAGCACCGGTGGTGCACATCTGGTACCTCCGGGGGACTCGCTCGTGGCTCGCCTACCTGCTGATGGGCACCGAAGCCCGTGAGGAGCTGAAGGCCAAGCAGCTCGAGAAGGTCATCTACTTCGCCGCCAACCTGGTGACCTGGGTCGACGAGGAGCGCCGCCACGAGGATCTCCCCAACCTCGAAGCCGAGATGCGGGGCGAGGTCGAAGCCATCGAGAACGACCGGGAGAAGGAGTTGGCCGAGCGCTTCGAGGCGCTCGAGAGCGAACTGGCCGAGCTCGAGGCCCAGGGGGCGAAGGAGTCCGAGCTCAACGCTCGCCGGCGCGCGGCCGAGAAGGACCTGGCCGCGATCCGCGAGCGCTACGAGATCGAGCTCGACCTGGTGACCCGGGCGTTCGAGGAGTTCAAGGACCTCTTCGCCCGCAAGATCATCGAGGACGAGATGCTCTGGCGCGAGCTCACCGAGCGCTACGGCGACTACTTCGAGGGTGGCATGGGCGCGGATGCCATCGCTCGACTGATCGATCGCATCGACCTCGACGAGGAAGAGGAGAAGCTGCGTGCCGCCATCGATCCGCAGGAGGGGCAGCGCCCGCTCTCCGCGCAGCGCAAGCAGAAGGCGATCAAGCGCCTCAAGATCGTCTCGGCCTTCAACCGCCGTGACGAGCACGGACGGCGGGTGAACGACCCCCGGGCGATGATCCTCGACGTGGTGCCCGTCATCCCCCCCGAACTGCGGCCGATGGTGCAGCTCGACGGCGGGCGCTTCGCCACCTCCGACCTGAACGACCTGTACCGCCGGGTGATCAACCGCAACAACCGGCTGAAGCGCCTCCTCGACCTCGGCGCACCCGAGATCATCGTCAACAACGAGAAGCGCATGCTCCAGGAGGCCGTCGACGCGCTGTTCGACAACGGCCGCCGGGGCCGGCCGGTGACCGGGCCGGGCAACCGTCCCCTCAAGTCGCTCTCCGACATGCTCAAGGGCAAGCAGGGGCGGTTCCGCCAGAACCTGCTCGGCAAGCGTGTGGACTACTCGGGCCGCTCGGTGATCGTGGTGGGCCCGACCTTGAAGCTGCACCAGTGCGGGTTGCCGAAGCTGATGGCGCTCGAGCTGTTCAAGCCGTTCGTGATGAAGAAGCTCGTGGACAACGAGTTGGCGCAGAACATCAAGTCGGCGAAGCGGATGGTCGAGCGTCGCCGTCCCCAGGTGTGGGACGTGCTCGAGGAGGTCATCAAGGAGCACCCGGTGCTCCTCAACCGGGCGCCGACGCTGCACCGGCTCGGGATCCAGGCCTTCGAGCCTGTCCTGGTCGAGGGCAAGGCCATCCAGATCCACCCGCTCGTGTGCCACGCCTTCAACGCCGACTTCGACGGCGACCAGATGGCCGTGCACCTGCCGCTGTCGGCCGAGGCGCAGGCGGAGAGCCGGGTACTGATGCTGTCAGCCAACAACATCCTGAGCCCGGCCGACGGTCGACCGCTGGTGACGCCGACCCAGGACATGATCATCGGGGCCTACTACCTGACCGAGGTGGTCGAGGGCGCCAAGGGTGAGGGCTCCGTGTTCCGGCACCTCCACCAGGTCGAGCGGGCGTTCGAGGCTGGCGAGATCGATCTGCACGCGCGGATCCAGTACCGGGTCCCGGAGCTGGTGGCTGGTCGCAACGGATCGACGGAGTACGAGCCCACCACGGCAGGGCGGGTCTTCTTCAACACCGCGCTGCCCGACGGCTTCCGGTTCCTGAACCGGCCGGTGGACAAGAAGGTCATGGGTCAGATCGTCGACGAGCTGTCCAAGCGCTACGGCAAGGCTGCCGTCGGCACCGCACTCGACCGCATCAAGGACCTCTGCTTCCGCTACGCGACCCGCTCGGGGCTCACGATCTCGATCGAGGACGTGAAGACCCCGGTCGAGAAGCGCGCCATCCTCGACCTCCACGAGAAGGAGGCCGAGAAGGTCGAAGCGCAGTTCCGCCGGGGCATCATCACCGACGGTGAGCGCCGGCAGAAGGAAGTCGAGATCTGGACGACGGCCACCGACGAGGTCCGCCGGCAGATGGAGGAGGCCCTGAAGGCCCAGCAGTTCAACCCCATCGACATGATGGTGGGCTCCGGGGCTCGAGGGAACATGATGCAGGTCCGCCAGATCGCGGGCATGCGTGGCCTGGTGGCCAATCCTCGTGGCGACATGATCCCCCGACCTATCAAGTCGAACTTCCGCGAAGGCCTGTCGATGCTCGAGTATTTCATCGCCACCCCCGGCGCGCGGAAGGGGCTCGTCGACACCGCACTGCGAACCGCCGACTCCGGTTACCTCACCCGCCGGTTGGTGGACGTGGCGCAGGAGCTCATCATCAACGACCACGATCCGTTCGCCGACGGTGGGCCGGTCCGGGGCATCTGGATCGAGGATGTGGGTCCGGACCGACCCGGTCGCCGAACCTACCTCGAGCAGCGGCTCTACAGCCGGGTGCTTGCCGACGAGGTGACCACCTCGGCGCCCGTCGACGCCCTCGTCGAGCGTGAAGGCCAGCTCGGGCTCGACGTGTTGCAGTGGGACGGCGAGGAGGCTCGTTGGGTGGAGCGATGGGTGACCGCCTCGCTCGAGGGTGACCGGGCCACGCTCACCCTGCCCGCGTCGTCCGTGGTGCGCGAACCGGAGCTGGCCATCCTGCGGGACGATCCCGAGATCAGCAGAGTCCGTGTGCTGTCACCGCTCACCGACGACTCGTCCATCGGCATCAGCGCCGCCAGCTACGGGCTCTCGCTGGCGACCGGTGACATGATCGAGGTCGGCGAAGCCGTCGGCGTCATCGCCGCCCAGTCGATCGGTGAGCCGGGTACCCAGCTCACGATGCGGACCTTCCACACCGGTGGCATCGCGGGTAGCCAGGACATCGCCGGTGGTCTGCCCCGGGTGGTCGAGCTGTTCGAGGCCCGGTCGCCGAAGGGCAAGGCGACCCTCGCCCGGACCTCGGGCGTGGTGCGGGTCGGTGAGGATGAGGGCAAGGGACGGGTCATCACCATCGTCGCTGACGACGGCACCGAGGACGTCTACACGGTGCCGGGCATGGCTCGCCTCGAGGTCACCGACGGCCAGGAGGTGCACGCGGGCGACGCCATCATCGAAGGCCCGCGGGACCCCAAGGAGCTGCTCGAGATCAAGGGCATCCGGGAGACGCAGCAGTACCTGGTCAACGAGGTCCAGAAGGTGTACCGGGACCAGGGCGTGCCGATCCACGACAAACACATCGAGCTGATCGTGCGCCAGATGACCCGCCGGATCGCCGTGCAGGAGCCAGGAGATTCCGACTTCCTCCCCGGCGAGCGGGTCGACGGGAAGGTGTACACCGACACCAACCGCGCCCTGGTCCAGGAGGGCAAGCAGCCCGCGGAGGGGCGCCCCGAGATCATGGGCATCACCAAGGCCTC
This genomic stretch from Rhabdothermincola sediminis harbors:
- the rplK gene encoding 50S ribosomal protein L11 gives rise to the protein MAKKKVAAVVKIQIPAGGATPAPPVGTALGPHGVAIMDFCKEYNAKTEAQRGTIVPVEITIFEDRSFTFVLKTPPTSTLLRQAAGLEKGSTNPGKGAVGTITDAQLTEIAQTKMPDLNANDLEAAKLQVEGTARSMGIEVV
- the rplA gene encoding 50S ribosomal protein L1 gives rise to the protein MRHGKKYTDAKKRFDDQHLHATHEAIELVKTLAPARFDETVELAVRLGVDPRKADQMVRGTVGLPSGTGRDVRVAVFAAGELAQEAREAGADVVGADDLIAQVESGMLDFDVAIATPDLMPQVGKLGRVLGPRGLMPNPKTGTVTTDVGKAVGDFKGGKVEYRTDRHGNVHVPVGKVSFSTGDLAANVRAVLEELERAKPAAAKGRYFKRITVSSTMGPGVKIDPARMYETEPVLS
- the rplJ gene encoding 50S ribosomal protein L10, which gives rise to MENPRPEKVAVVDEVRQRFAESDAALLTEYRGLDVTAMGELRRALRAAGGDYKIYKNTLVRFATRDLGLEIDEMLTGPTAIAFVPRAGEGDPVMVAKALRDFARGHPALVLKGGVLGDRILTEAEARGLAEVAPREELLAKLAGLMAAPMQQFAGLLQAVPQKFAYALAALVEAGGPAGAPAGEPGAGAETSIDTTEPAGAADATPAPEPATTEGAGDDTTTPADEAGAHPDDAVAEPATARAEPATEES
- the rplL gene encoding 50S ribosomal protein L7/L12 codes for the protein MATKEEILDAIANMTVLELSELLKDFEERFGVTAAAPVAVAAVPAAAGAGGAEAGGAEEKDEFDVILTSAGDKKIQVIKEVRALTNLGLKEAKDLVDNAPKTLLERVSKEEAEKAKEAIEGAGGAVELK
- the rpoB gene encoding DNA-directed RNA polymerase subunit beta encodes the protein MPARSAVRDRYSFANLDEVLELPDLIAIQRESFSWFLHQGLAETFRDMSPIKDFTETLQLELEFDPDDEDLRPPPKFSVEECKEKDMTFSAPIFVRARFMNATTGEIKEQTVFMGDFPMMTDKGTFVINGTERVVVSQLVRSPGVIFQPGERFRLRNLQKHQLVTGTIHPYRGEWLEIDLEQKPGKDVTAGARVARKRRLSMFTLLRALGYDEENHPGFLDRLVRHFDFLEGQWEKDREIAPTQDESLVEIYKRARPGEPPTVESARAYFRNAFFESRRYDLSRVGRYKLNRKLGPEIEKVEQLFGIELERPEPDQSVLSPSEVLAACTYMLHLMVQEPGYRLDDQDHFANRRIRSVGELIQNQVRIGLSRMERVVRERMTTQDVEAITPQTLINIRPVVAAIKEFFGTSQLSQFMDQVNPLSGLTHRRRLSALGPGGLSRERAGFEVRDVHFSHYGRMCPIETPEGPNIGLIGALATYARVNEFGFIESPYRVVKKGKVTDEIVYLTADEEEEYVVAQANVPLNPDGSFKEDRVLVRRSPQAATLGELKLQLERDVFFGATTEISSVSPDEVQLMDVSPKQIVSVATALIPFLEHDDANRALMGANMQRQAVPLVRAEAPYIGTGIEARAARDAADMILADEDGVVTEVDGDSITVEYKTKGRKIYRLLKFERSNQDTCINQKPRVRSGDRVEAGDVLADGPSTENGELALGKNLVVAYMTWEGYNFEDAIILSERVVRDDVLTSIHIHEHEIDARDTKLGPEEITRDIPNLSEEILADLDERGIIRIGAEVGPGDVLVGKVTPKGETELTPEERLLRAIFGEKAREVRDTSLKVPHGESGKVIDVRVFSRDESHELPPGVNQLVRVYVAQKRKISVGDKLAGRHGNKGVISKILPVEDMPFLADGTPVDIILNPLGVPSRMNVGQVLEAHLGYAARWGWEIDGQVEGDEPVRGTESKTRPTTPAARLIATPVFDGAHWDEEEEAGQHPTIKRIFENLRPEAIDPRYGDNGRLIRPDGKTILYNGRTGEPYDNPITVGIVYILKLAHLVDDKIHARSTGPYSMITQQPLGGKAQFGGQRFGEMEVWALEAYGAAYCLQELLTIKSDDVLGRVKVYEAIVKGENIPEPGIPESFKVLIKEMQALCLNVEVLSTTGEEIEMRELDEDLFRTAEELGIDLSRPERGSDEEDARRQAERS
- the rpoC gene encoding DNA-directed RNA polymerase subunit beta', which codes for MWSNGEVKKPETINYRTLKPEKDGLFCEKIFGPTKDWECYCGKYKRVRFKGIICERCGVEVTRSKVRRERMGHIELAAPVVHIWYLRGTRSWLAYLLMGTEAREELKAKQLEKVIYFAANLVTWVDEERRHEDLPNLEAEMRGEVEAIENDREKELAERFEALESELAELEAQGAKESELNARRRAAEKDLAAIRERYEIELDLVTRAFEEFKDLFARKIIEDEMLWRELTERYGDYFEGGMGADAIARLIDRIDLDEEEEKLRAAIDPQEGQRPLSAQRKQKAIKRLKIVSAFNRRDEHGRRVNDPRAMILDVVPVIPPELRPMVQLDGGRFATSDLNDLYRRVINRNNRLKRLLDLGAPEIIVNNEKRMLQEAVDALFDNGRRGRPVTGPGNRPLKSLSDMLKGKQGRFRQNLLGKRVDYSGRSVIVVGPTLKLHQCGLPKLMALELFKPFVMKKLVDNELAQNIKSAKRMVERRRPQVWDVLEEVIKEHPVLLNRAPTLHRLGIQAFEPVLVEGKAIQIHPLVCHAFNADFDGDQMAVHLPLSAEAQAESRVLMLSANNILSPADGRPLVTPTQDMIIGAYYLTEVVEGAKGEGSVFRHLHQVERAFEAGEIDLHARIQYRVPELVAGRNGSTEYEPTTAGRVFFNTALPDGFRFLNRPVDKKVMGQIVDELSKRYGKAAVGTALDRIKDLCFRYATRSGLTISIEDVKTPVEKRAILDLHEKEAEKVEAQFRRGIITDGERRQKEVEIWTTATDEVRRQMEEALKAQQFNPIDMMVGSGARGNMMQVRQIAGMRGLVANPRGDMIPRPIKSNFREGLSMLEYFIATPGARKGLVDTALRTADSGYLTRRLVDVAQELIINDHDPFADGGPVRGIWIEDVGPDRPGRRTYLEQRLYSRVLADEVTTSAPVDALVEREGQLGLDVLQWDGEEARWVERWVTASLEGDRATLTLPASSVVREPELAILRDDPEISRVRVLSPLTDDSSIGISAASYGLSLATGDMIEVGEAVGVIAAQSIGEPGTQLTMRTFHTGGIAGSQDIAGGLPRVVELFEARSPKGKATLARTSGVVRVGEDEGKGRVITIVADDGTEDVYTVPGMARLEVTDGQEVHAGDAIIEGPRDPKELLEIKGIRETQQYLVNEVQKVYRDQGVPIHDKHIELIVRQMTRRIAVQEPGDSDFLPGERVDGKVYTDTNRALVQEGKQPAEGRPEIMGITKASLATDSWLSAASFQETTRVLTEAAIESRSDNLIGLKENIIIGKLIPAGTGMEKYRAIRPHAPDYQPMEFYSMADEEADLAEWLARRTTGDGEADVVGAGDLAESGEELPDARVIDLPAGEGQIG